The following proteins are encoded in a genomic region of Primulina huaijiensis isolate GDHJ02 chromosome 3, ASM1229523v2, whole genome shotgun sequence:
- the LOC140972462 gene encoding uncharacterized protein produces the protein MRERRWLDLVKDYGCDISYHPGKANVVANALSMKNAVIAHLSVQRSLQAEIRRFELTVYARGDVPSLSTLTVQSTFRDRIRAGQASDEQLQMWRQRDESKGRRLYTVVDDIVRYHDRLWVPSSDSLRADILSEATAPCTLSTERTDGESKRVIQILEDLLRAWLIDFQGRLEPKLPLVEFTYNNNYQASIGIAPYDALCGRKCRFPLYCDVVGEKAELGLDIVSQTVELVVKI, from the exons ATGAGAGAGCGGAGGTGGCTAGACCTAGTGAAAGATTATggctgtgacattagctatcatccaggtaaggctaatgtagttgcaaaTGCCCTGAGTATGAAGAATGCAGTGATCGCTCACTTGTCAGTACAGAGATCGTTGCAGGCAGAAATTCGGAGGTTTGAGCTCACAGTCTATGCCAGAGGCGATGTCCCTAGTCTTTCAACCCTGACAGTACAGTCGACATTTAGGGACAGGATCCGAGCAGGGCAGGCCTCTGACGAGCAGTTACAGATGTGGAGACAGAGGGATGAGTCTAAGGGCCGGAGGTTGTACACAGTTGTTGACGACATAGTCAGATATCATGACCgactgtgggttcctagcagtgattccctGAGAGCAGATATCTTGAGTGAGGCCACAGCACCCTGTACTCTATCCACCGAgaga accgacggAGAGTCAaagagggtgattcagatattggagGACCTACTCAGAGCGTGGTTAATCGACTTCCAGGGCAGGTTGGaaccgaagttacctcttgtggagttcacgtacaacaacaattatcaggcATCGATTGGTATAGCTCCATATGATGCATTATgcgggaggaagtgtaggttTCCATTGTATTGCGACGTGGTAGGAGAGAAGGCAGAGTTGGGGCTGGATATTGTCAGTCAGACTGTAGAGTTAGTGGTCAAGATCtga